From the Pseudomonas syringae KCTC 12500 genome, the window CAGGCACACCCGGCCAGTTGTGCAGGCCGTAGATGGCTTCCATCGGAAAGCGCTCGAACAGCCCGTCTTCGATCATTCGCTGTGCGCCGCCGAGGTTCTCCTCGGCAGGCTGGAAGACGAAATGCACCGTACCGCGAAAGCGCCGAGTCTCGGCCAGATGCCTGGCGGTGGCCAGCAGGATCGCGGTGTGGCCATCGTGACCGCAGGCGTGCATGCAGCCCTTGTGGGTCGACTTGTGAACGCTGTCGCCCAGCTCCTGAATCGGCAAGGCATCCATGTCGGCACGCAGGCCGATGGTCGGGCCGTCGCCGTTACGCAGGGTGCCGACCACGCCAGTGCCGCCCAGACCACGGTGAATCTCGATGCCGAAACTGCTCAGCAGCTCAGCCACCTTGTCAGAGGTTTTCAGCTCCTGAAAGCCCAGTTCCGGCGCGGCGTGGAGCGTGCGGCGCCACACGGTTGCTTCGTCAATCAACGTTTTTGAAATGGACATGTGCTTACTCCAGACTCGCGCCGTAGCCAAAGCTGGCGGCTGGCTTGGCGGCGGTTTCGACCCAGACGCTTTTCACTTCACTGTACTCGCGCAGGGCATCCAGACCGGAAGACCGGCCATAACCACTCTCACCATAGCCGCCGAACGGCGAACTGACGTGAATAGTCTTGTAACCGTTGACCCAGAAGGTCCCGGCACGCACTTGTCTGGCAACGCGGTGAGCGCGGCCGACATCGCGGGTCCAGACACCACCGGCCAGGCCGAAACGGCTGTCGTTGGCGATGCGGATCGCATCCTCTTCGTCCTTGAATGGAATCGCCACCACCACCGGGCCGAAGATTTCTTCCTGCGCGCAATAGAGCTCGTTTGAGCCTGCCAGAACGGTCGGGTTGATGTAGTAACCGGGCTTTTCCGGGATCGGATCAGCATGCTCGCCCACCAGCTTCGCGCCGTCTTTGAGCGCTTGCTCGACCATGTTTTTCACGTGGTTGTATTGCTTGGCGTTGTTGATCGGGCCGATCTGGGTTTCAGGGTCGCTCGGATCACCGACCTTGAACTGTGTCGCTGCCACTGCCAGGGCATTGGTGAACTTCTCGAAGATCGATTCCTGCACCAGCAGGCGCGAACCGGAAACACAGCTCTGCCCGGCTCCGGAAAAGATCGCAGCCTGGGCACCGCGCAAGGCGACTTCCAGGTCGGCGTCGTCGAACACAATGTTGGCCGACTTGCCGCCCAGCTCCAGCACCGCAGGAATGCAACGCTGCGCTGCCGCCACGGCGATATGCCGGCCAGTGGCGGGTGAACCGACGAACACCACCTTGCGAATGTCAGCCTTGGCAATGAACGCCTGGCCGATGGAATGACCGAAACCGGCAATCACGTTGACCAGCCCTTTCGGCACGCCGGCACGTTCGATCAGCACGCCGACCATCAGCGAGCTGAGTGGGGTCAGTTCCGACGGCTTGAGAATGACCGCGTTGCCCGCTGCAATTGCCGGAGCGATCTGCCAGCCACAGGTGAAGATCGGCGCATTCCAGGGCGTGATCTGCAACACCGTGCCCAGCGGTTCGTAGGTCACGTAGTTCAGGTGCGTGGTCGGCACCGGGATGATCTCGCCGTGCAGCTTGTCCGCCCAGCCGGCGTAATACTCGAACATCTCAGCCACTTTGAGTACTTCGACACGGGCATCGCGGATCGGCTTGTTGGCGGTCAGGGATTCGATCTGCGCGAGGTTTTCCAGCTCGTCACGAATCAGATTGCCCACCTGATACATGGCGCGGCCACGTGCCTGAGCGGTCAGTGCCCACCATTGTTGTTGAGCAGCCCTGGCGGCCTTGTCGGCCACTTCGACCAACGACTCGTCGGCGTCCGGAAAACTCAGCAGCAGGCTGTCGTCATGGGCATTGCGCACTTCGACGGGCGCGCCGTGACCTTCGATGAACTGGCCGCCGACGTAGCTGGCGATGACACTGCGATCGCCCCAGTAAGGACGCATCAGTTCGAGGATTTTTACAGTGCTCATCGCTTATTCTCCATGACCGTAAAGTTTGCCATCGGTGCGTTGCACGATGGCGCAGAAGTCTTCGTTGTCCGCCAGGGTTTCACTGCTGGCCTGCCACAACTGGGCGACAACGCGCGACAGCGGCAGGTCCATGTCCAGGCTGTCCGCCAGATCGCTGGCCAGGCCGACGTCCTTGCGCATCAGGCCCATGGTGAAACCAGAGTCATACGCTTTGTTGAGTACCCAGGTCGGGAACATGACTTGCGTGGCACCACTGCGCCCGGAACCGGCATTCAGGCCCTGCAGAAGTTTTTCCGGATCCACCCCTGCGCGCGCGGCCATCGCCACGGCTTCGGCAGTGCTGATCAGGTGACAGGCGGCGAGCATGTTGTTGGCGATTTTGGCGACGTTGCCTGCGCCACATTGCCCGACGTGCACGCGTGTGCCGCTCATGCCTTCCAGGACCGGCATGGCGCGCGCCAGGTCAGCGTCCTCGGCACCGATCACCATCGACATGGTGCCGGTGGCAGCGCCTTTCGGGCCGCCAGACACCGGCGCGTCGATGAATGCGATGCCGTTTTTCGCCAGTTCGGCGGCGACCTTGCGGCTCATTTCCGGCGTCGACGTCGTGGTATCGACAACGATAAGGCCCTTGCGCCCCACCTCGTTGATGCCACCCGCGCCGAGGCACACCGATTCCACGTGCTCGGCCTTGGGCAGCGAGAGGACCAGAATGTCCACGCTTTGAATCAGTTGCGTGCGGTCGGCAACCGGCTTGACGCCCTTGCTTTCGGCCTGGGCCAGCGCGGCCTGCGACAGGTCGAAGCCGCTGACATCAAAGCCCTTGCCCGCCAGGGTGGCAGCCATGCCGCCGCCCATGTTGCCCAATCCGATCACACCTGCTTTCAGAGTCATGTCTGCATCCCGATCAAAGATTTTGTACGAATTAGAGGATGACGCTGCGAGCCCTTTCGGCCTGCAATGCGCTGATGATTCGAGTATGGACAGCGCTCTCCCCTCTCAGCAATAATCCAAAAATCGAATTTATGTTGCCTTTAGCGCAACACTGGAAGCCCATGAGCCTCGTTCAAGATCGACGCATCCTGTATTTTTTCGAAGCCGTACGATTGGGCAGCGTCCGGGCTGCCGCCGACTTCCTCAACGTTGCGCCTTCGGCGGTGAGCCGCCAGATCGCACAACTGGAACAGGAGCTGGGCTCTCCCCTGCTGGAGCGTCATCGACGCGGCGTCAAACCGACCGAGGCGGGCGACAAGGTGCTGGCCTACTACCGCCAGCGATTGACGCAGCAGGAGGTTTTGCTGGATTCGATTCAGGCCTTGAAAGGCTTGCACAGCGGCTCGGTGACACTGGTCTCCGGGGAGGGTTTTCTGGAAAGTCTCGCGCAGCCGCTGGCCCGGTTTTCCGAGCTGTACCCCAGGATCGAACTGATCGTGAACGTCTGTGGCAGCAACGAAGTGATTCGCCAGGTGGTCGAGGATGAAGCGCACATCGGTCTGGTCTTCAACCCGGCTGCCGACCCGAAAATCCGCTCGCATGCGCATCAGCGTCAACCGGTCTGTGTGATCACTGCGCCAGATCATCCGCTGGCCGAAGAACCTGGCCCGATACAGCTGCGGGCACTTGAAGACTACCGTGTTGCCCTGCCTGCCGTGTCTTACGGTATCCGCCAGATTCTGCTGCAAGCCGAGCATCAGTTGGGCATCACCGTGCAGCCGACGCTGACCTGCAGCACCTTCGCGATGCTCAAGCATTTCGCCATGCAGGGTGGCGTCACGCTGCTGCCGACCTTTGTCGTGGAGGAAGAAATAAAGGCCGGAAGATTGCGTGCCCTGCCCTTGCAGCATGAGGTGTTCAGCAGCCCGCAGACTCACCTGATCAGCCGATTGGGCCGTCAACTGAGCGTCGGCGCCAATCGCCTGATGGGCATGCTGTTGCAGAATATGACAGCATTCCGCAACTGACCTACCGTTAGTCCCCACGTCAAGCAATCGCGCTGAACCAACAAAAACCTCATGGTTCATCTTCAGTAACGGATCGGAATTTTCTGCTACCACTGAGGATTAACCATGAGAGCTTTGACTTACCACGGCGCGAACAGTGTGAAGGTCGATACAGTGCCGGACCCTGTGATCGAGCAAGCGGATGACATCATTCTGCGCGTCACGGCGACCGCTATCTGCGGTTCCGACCTGCACTTGTATCGCGGCAAAATCCCTACGGTTGAACACGGCGACATCTTCGGTCACGAGTTCATGGGCGTCGTGGAAGAAACCGGCTCGGCCGTCACGGCTGTGGCCAAAGGCGATCGCGTGGTGATCCCGTTTGTCATCGCCTGCGGCAGCTGCTTTTTCTGCAACCTCGACCAGTTCGCGGCCTGCGAAACCACCAACACCGGACGTGGCGCGATTATCAACAAAAAGTCGATTCCACCAGGGGCGGCGCTGTTCGGCTTCAGCCATCTGTATGGCGGCGTCCCGGGCGGCCAGGCTGAATACGTGCGAGTGCCCAAGGCCAACGTCGGTCCGTTCAAGGTGCCAGGCACGCTGGCTGACGAGAAGGTTCTGTTCCTTTCCGATATTCTTCCCACCGCCTGGCAGGCTGTACTCAACGCCGGGATTGGCCAGGGCTCGACGGTTGCCATTTACGGCGCTGGCCCGGTCGGCCTGATGAGCGCAGCGTGCGCAAAAATGCTCGGTGCCGAGAAGATCTTCATGGTCGATCACCATCCGTATCGTCTGGCTTATGCGCAGAAAACCTACGGCGTTATCCCGATCAACTTCGATGAAGACGATGACCCGGCCGACACGATCATTCGCCAGACCGCCGGCATGCGCGGTGTGGATGGGGTAGTGGACGCAGTGGGTTTCGAGGCCAAGGGCAGCACCACTGAAACCATTCTCGCCACGCTGAAACTGGAAGGCAGCAGCGGCAAGGCGTTGCGTCAGTGCATCGCGGCGGTACGCCGTGGTGGCGTGGTCAGTGTGCCAGGGGTTTATGCCGGGTTCATCCACGGCTTCATGTTCGGCGATGCGTTCGACAAGGGCCTGACCTTCAAAATGGGCCAGACCCACGTGCATCGCTTCATGCCTGAATTGCTGCAGCATATCGAGGCCGGCCGCCTGGAACCCGAAGCCATCATCACGCACCGGATGTCACTGGAAGATGCGGCGAAGGGCTACAAGCTGTTCGACAAGAAGGAAGAGGATTGCCGCAAGGTCATACTCACACCCGGCAACAACACCATTGTGGTGCCGGACGACAAGACCGAAGCCCTGGTCGGGGGTGGCGTGCCGGCTATGTAAGGTACGGGTTCGCCTTTAATTCTAGCTTAAGGCCGCAGGAGCGAACGTGTTCGGGAACGGTATTGCAGACGATGTATGTTCATCGTTCATACCGCCCCCTTCGCGAACAAGTTCGCTCCTACGCCCTGCGGGCAGAAGCCTGAAAACGGTGTTTCAGACGATATATGTTCATCGTTCATACCGCCCCCTTCGCGAACAAGTTCGCTCCTACGCCCTGCGGGCAGAGGCCTGAAAACGGTGTTTCAGACGATGTATGTTCATCGTTCATGCCGCCCCCTTCGCGAACAAGTTCGCTCCTACGCCCTGCGGGCAGAGGCCTGAAAACGGTGTTTCAGACGATGTATGTTCATCGTTCATGCCGCCCCCTTCGCGAACAAGTTCGCTCCTACGCCCTGCGGGCAGAAGCTTGAAAACGGTGTTTCAGACGATATATGTTCATCGTTCATACCGCCCCCTTCGCGAACAAGTTCGCTCCTACGCCCTGCGGGCAGAAGCCTGAAAACGGTGTTTCAGACGATGTATGTTTACCATTCATGCCGCCCCCTTCGCGAACACGTTCGCTCCTACGCCCTGCGGGCAGAGGCCTGAGAACAGTATTTCAGACGATGTATGTTCATCGTTCATGCCGCCCCTTTCGCGAATACGTTCGCTCCTACCCTACGCCCTGCGGGCAGAAGCTTGAAAATGTCACTACCACGCAGAGCGCTCATCGTTATGCGCACGTTCGCTTTTGACTCTGGCCGTAGGCCGTAGGAGCGAACTTGTTCGCGAACGGTATTGCAGACGATGTATGTTCATCGTTCGTGCCGCCCCTTTCGCGAACACGTTCGCTCCTGCGCCCTGCGGGCAAACGCCATCACCGGCTCAGATAGGCGAACCGGCCTATGAACGGTTTGCCGATCGGGTCGGCTAGGTCGCCGTGTTTGCTGGTGGTCAGGCCCAGATCCACCAGTGATTCGGCCAGTTTCACCGCCGCTGCCACGCCGTCGATGACCGGCAGGCCGATCGCTTCGCTCAACTGCCTGCCCAGATCCGCCATGCCGCCGCAACCCAACACAATGGCTCCCGCCCCTTCTTCGTCACGGGCGCGCCGGGCCTGTTCGGCCATGCATTCGATGAGCTCCGGCCCGCTTTCCTCCAGCGCCAGCACTGGCAGATTGATACAGCGCACCGATGTGCACAACTCACTGAAGCCATAACGCTGCAACAGATGCTCGGCAATGATCCGCGTGCGGGTCAGCGTGGTGACCACGGCGAAACGGGTGGAAATCAGGCTGGCCATATGAAAGGCCGCTTCGGCGATGCCGATCACCGGGGCGCTGGCGTACTCGCGTGCCGCCAGCAGGCCAGGGTCGCCGAAACAGGCGATGATGTGCGCGTCGACCTGTTGCTCGCGCCCCTTGCGCACTTCTTCGAGCACGCCCAGCGTCGCTATCGCCTCATCGAAATGGCCTTCGATGGACACCGGGCCATCCTCCGGACTGCAGGCGATGATCTGCGTGCCTGGGCGCGCCACGGCTTGCGCGGCCAGGCCGATCTTGTGGGTCATGGCTTCGCTGGTATTGGGGTTGATTACTTGAATACGCACCGGAACTCCTTCAGCGCCGTTTGAAAATGCTATGAAAATCCACTGTCTCGCTGAGCGGCGCATCTACATTCAGGCTGGCACGGATGCGGCGCAAATGCTCGGCCATCCACTCGCGCGCCTGTTCGCCCTGCCCGCTTTCGAGCAAGGCCAGCAAGTCGACATGCTGGCCACAATCACAACCGACACTGCGTCGCGAGCCGTAGACCGCCACAATCAA encodes:
- a CDS encoding LysR family transcriptional regulator, producing the protein MSLVQDRRILYFFEAVRLGSVRAAADFLNVAPSAVSRQIAQLEQELGSPLLERHRRGVKPTEAGDKVLAYYRQRLTQQEVLLDSIQALKGLHSGSVTLVSGEGFLESLAQPLARFSELYPRIELIVNVCGSNEVIRQVVEDEAHIGLVFNPAADPKIRSHAHQRQPVCVITAPDHPLAEEPGPIQLRALEDYRVALPAVSYGIRQILLQAEHQLGITVQPTLTCSTFAMLKHFAMQGGVTLLPTFVVEEEIKAGRLRALPLQHEVFSSPQTHLISRLGRQLSVGANRLMGMLLQNMTAFRN
- a CDS encoding NAD(P)-dependent oxidoreductase, translating into MTLKAGVIGLGNMGGGMAATLAGKGFDVSGFDLSQAALAQAESKGVKPVADRTQLIQSVDILVLSLPKAEHVESVCLGAGGINEVGRKGLIVVDTTTSTPEMSRKVAAELAKNGIAFIDAPVSGGPKGAATGTMSMVIGAEDADLARAMPVLEGMSGTRVHVGQCGAGNVAKIANNMLAACHLISTAEAVAMAARAGVDPEKLLQGLNAGSGRSGATQVMFPTWVLNKAYDSGFTMGLMRKDVGLASDLADSLDMDLPLSRVVAQLWQASSETLADNEDFCAIVQRTDGKLYGHGE
- a CDS encoding zinc-dependent alcohol dehydrogenase codes for the protein MRALTYHGANSVKVDTVPDPVIEQADDIILRVTATAICGSDLHLYRGKIPTVEHGDIFGHEFMGVVEETGSAVTAVAKGDRVVIPFVIACGSCFFCNLDQFAACETTNTGRGAIINKKSIPPGAALFGFSHLYGGVPGGQAEYVRVPKANVGPFKVPGTLADEKVLFLSDILPTAWQAVLNAGIGQGSTVAIYGAGPVGLMSAACAKMLGAEKIFMVDHHPYRLAYAQKTYGVIPINFDEDDDPADTIIRQTAGMRGVDGVVDAVGFEAKGSTTETILATLKLEGSSGKALRQCIAAVRRGGVVSVPGVYAGFIHGFMFGDAFDKGLTFKMGQTHVHRFMPELLQHIEAGRLEPEAIITHRMSLEDAAKGYKLFDKKEEDCRKVILTPGNNTIVVPDDKTEALVGGGVPAM
- a CDS encoding aspartate/glutamate racemase family protein, with amino-acid sequence MRIQVINPNTSEAMTHKIGLAAQAVARPGTQIIACSPEDGPVSIEGHFDEAIATLGVLEEVRKGREQQVDAHIIACFGDPGLLAAREYASAPVIGIAEAAFHMASLISTRFAVVTTLTRTRIIAEHLLQRYGFSELCTSVRCINLPVLALEESGPELIECMAEQARRARDEEGAGAIVLGCGGMADLGRQLSEAIGLPVIDGVAAAVKLAESLVDLGLTTSKHGDLADPIGKPFIGRFAYLSR
- a CDS encoding aldehyde dehydrogenase family protein; translation: MSTVKILELMRPYWGDRSVIASYVGGQFIEGHGAPVEVRNAHDDSLLLSFPDADESLVEVADKAARAAQQQWWALTAQARGRAMYQVGNLIRDELENLAQIESLTANKPIRDARVEVLKVAEMFEYYAGWADKLHGEIIPVPTTHLNYVTYEPLGTVLQITPWNAPIFTCGWQIAPAIAAGNAVILKPSELTPLSSLMVGVLIERAGVPKGLVNVIAGFGHSIGQAFIAKADIRKVVFVGSPATGRHIAVAAAQRCIPAVLELGGKSANIVFDDADLEVALRGAQAAIFSGAGQSCVSGSRLLVQESIFEKFTNALAVAATQFKVGDPSDPETQIGPINNAKQYNHVKNMVEQALKDGAKLVGEHADPIPEKPGYYINPTVLAGSNELYCAQEEIFGPVVVAIPFKDEEDAIRIANDSRFGLAGGVWTRDVGRAHRVARQVRAGTFWVNGYKTIHVSSPFGGYGESGYGRSSGLDALREYSEVKSVWVETAAKPAASFGYGASLE